In Aspergillus nidulans FGSC A4 chromosome II, the genomic stretch CAAAATTCAGGAGCTgatccgccagctcgatgCGCTTGGTTTTGATGCCGCCGGGGAAGACAAGGAAAGCGAattccagaaggagaagcaagagaagTAGGTTTGCTAAGGGCTGAAGGTCGGCGTTTCATTTGGCACTTGCGAATCGAAGAGAACGACTTCATACTCGCCCTAAAGGCACTTATGATGCGGCGGCCTCTTTATTGCAGCGCGCTCTGAAGCTTCCTCGCCACGCTTCATATCAATAACCATGCATATGGCCGATTATAACAATTGCTTGGCAATTACTACATAATCGCCTCCCTGTAGTCCACTTTACGCAAGTGACTCGTCTGTGTCAAGATTATGGGTCAGTACTCGAATCACGACGTCCGACAATCCTCAAGAGTTCGTGCTGTTCACGTCGCAGTGTTTCGCTCACAAGAATGATCTATGGCTCAAATGAGCGAAGGACCGAGTGAGAATAGAGCTATCAAACACGACAGAACGGGGTATCTTTGAACTTCATATTTTACAGGTGTTTAAATTAAACCATCTTCTACTGCCGAATCTTTCCCTAAATGCCAACAGTAACCCCTCGTGTAACCGGCCTTGGGTCCATCCGGACTAGCATTGATGCCTTCAGGCCTGCTCTACCAGAGCCTGCATTACTCTAATTGGGATTCTTTTCTATCCCACATTTCCTGAACAATTCCTCAGATGACGCCGTTATCCAGCGAGGTTGGTAGTGGGTAATtataccaccaccaccaagtGAATCCGTCAGGGATGGAAAAGGGAACGGTGCTCCTGAGTATTCCAGCTCAGGGCCATATTTCGCAGCTAGATAAGCCTGACGAATGCTGTCCACCACGCCGGTACCATGCATTGAATACCACGCCCCAGCCAGAGTGACACGGTTTTTGAGCTCAGACTTAATAGACGTTGAAATGTCTTGCATACGTTCAAGATGCCCAACGGTGGGCTGAGGAATAGCATCGCGCTGCAATCGGGTGTGGGCTACTTTGGGAGAATCCAGGATGCCCAGATGCCTTTTCAGTAAGGCTTGAGACATCGAGACCGCAGTATCGTGGTCCGGATAGTCTGATTCTTTCCACCCGTCCCAATAATGGCCCCCCATCATGACTGTGAGCTTTGTGCCGGTGGCTGTGTCTTGACCTACACTAGATTCTGAAGCAAATATCACACCCAGTGCTCGCTCAGGATTCTGCGCAAAAGGTATCGACCTGGGAATCAGGTAGCCGAAACCTCGAACAGGGATCAGATCAGGATTTGAGTAATACAAATTCACAACCATAGTAGTTGTTGCGTAGTTGTGTCTCTGTAGGGCATTTATTGTTCCTGTGGGCTGCTTCTCGGGCTCCAGTGAACACTGAAGTTGTCTTGCGAGGTCGCAAGGCGGGTTGGTAGCAATGAGACGGTTGTGAACACGACTCTGACCATCTTCTACTTTTACCTGTTAGATAGACAGGTCAGTTTTTCCGCATAAATGCTCGCTTCGAGATACTCGAACTTTGAAATCAACATACAGTGAGGTTGGAGCTCTCATGATCTTGGAGAATGCTTGTGACATTTGCATGCGTGAGGACTTCAACTTTTGGTGATCGTTTCAACTCTGCAACCAGAGCGTCTGCCAGCTGACCGACGCCGTTCTTGAAAGTCAATGTACTGCTGTCCTTTGCCAGGCTTCTGAGGTAGTCTAAGTGAGacgctttctttgcttcacTTATGAGGAGCATGGAAATGAAATCGTCCGAAATCCAGTACTGTTTCCCTTTCATCTCCGTTATACCCTTGGCTACACTACCAGACAACTCATGCGCCCGAAGCGGGCCCAGGAGCGTTTCCGCACTCAGCTTGTCAATATTCCCTGCATATATGCCTTGAAATACACTGGAAGCCAAATTGTCAGCTATTTTGGTAGACCACCGTCGTGATACAAACTCCATGACGGATTCGTCTGAAGGCAAGTTCAATGGACGCTTAACGAAGGGCTCCTTCAAAAGGCTAGGAAGCACACTCTCGAAGACTGGTTCTTGTAGTAGACTTTTCAACGTCGTTATGAGCTGAGATATTCGACTGGCCCCTTTCTGCGGCCCCGGCATACGAACGAGGCGATCGGGGTAATAGATATAGCGGTTCTGGCTCGCGGCGGATGACGTTTTCGTGATAAGCATTTCGTCTTCTAGCCCCAGCTCGGTCAACTACCAAAATTTCCAGTTGTTAGCTCTCAAACTCCAATTGAGCAAGTAGATACCCAAGGGCGCCAGCTATACCAAGTCCAAAAGTGGAAATGCAGTAATGGTGCTAGCTCGCAGTGTACGCGGTCCATATTCGAAGACAATATGCTCTCCGTCCACGTTAATTTTCTCGGATTGAATCCAGCCGCCCACGCGAGGGCCTTTCTCATAGACGGTAACCTTGGAGCATTTTGGGTCCCTGGATAATCGGTATGCGGCTGTGAGGCCAGTGATTCCACCGCCTATGATGCCAACAGTGTGTCCCTCCGAAATGGCATGCAAGAAGCGCCGTTGACCATTGCAAGGAAAAGCCAATGGTCTTTCTAAACGCTTTAGTGCAGAACTAGCGGCGCATGATCCACGCATTTCAGCGAAAATGAGTAGTAGCGAAAGTCATTGAGAAATGAAGAACATCTGGTAGGGGTAGACGTCAGGCAACTTACGACTCCGTCGGGGTGCTTGGATGTGCCCCGGTAAGATTACCGTATTTATACTTCATCGTTACTACAAGTACCATGCATCGACG encodes the following:
- the hem14 gene encoding oxygen-dependent protoporphyrinogen oxidase (transcript_id=CADANIAT00004775), whose translation is MRGSCAASSALKRLERPLAFPCNGQRRFLHAISEGHTVGIIGGGITGLTAAYRLSRDPKCSKVTVYEKGPRVGGWIQSEKINVDGEHIVFEYGPRTLRASTITAFPLLDLLTELGLEDEMLITKTSSAASQNRYIYYPDRLVRMPGPQKGASRISQLITTLKSLLQEPVFESVLPSLLKEPFVKRPLNLPSDESVMEFVSRRWSTKIADNLASSVFQGIYAGNIDKLSAETLLGPLRAHELSGSVAKGITEMKGKQYWISDDFISMLLISEAKKASHLDYLRSLAKDSSTLTFKNGVGQLADALVAELKRSPKVEVLTHANVTSILQDHESSNLTVKVEDGQSRVHNRLIATNPPCDLARQLQCSLEPEKQPTGTINALQRHNYATTTMVVNLYYSNPDLIPVRGFGYLIPRSIPFAQNPERALGVIFASESSVGQDTATGTKLTVMMGGHYWDGWKESDYPDHDTAVSMSQALLKRHLGILDSPKVAHTRLQRDAIPQPTVGHLERMQDISTSIKSELKNRVTLAGAWYSMHGTGVVDSIRQAYLAAKYGPELEYSGAPFPFPSLTDSLGGGGIITHYQPRWITASSEELFRKCGIEKNPN